A portion of the Haliaeetus albicilla chromosome 29, bHalAlb1.1, whole genome shotgun sequence genome contains these proteins:
- the ZBTB9 gene encoding zinc finger and BTB domain-containing protein 9, with the protein MAAEGGRVQISFPQHAAALLDSLNRLRLEGKFCDVAVHVGGRIFPAHKSVLAAASPFFHDKLLLQDGGRLLLPPAIDPDAFEGLLHLIYSGRLTLLLEALPGHLLVASGLQMWHVVDQCSEILRELEGGACRWAGRGSEATSSSLSSGRGGEASSSWTTRGGDGSSCVTHGGDGSSSSSWTTRGGDGPLCTTHGGDGASSWTTRGDGSSCTTHGGDGGSSWTTRGGDGSSCPTRGGDGASSWPTRGGDGSSSSSWTMRGGDSSSCPTRGGDGTSSWSTRGGDGSSSSSWPVRGGDGSSWATRGGDVATPSFTKEGGEEVLKIRVAADVAPAATSSLSSLLKDAGEEVLKICVEEEEEEEEEEEEEGGRRHRRRPTDALQIVLEEEEEEDGAPGDTHEPPKIFYIKQEVGDAGAVEDLLPATELVGGFAPAEVSYVIPAGGSGTTVTTGGTMVTTGGAAVFPQPSWKPVDLHGNEILGRGQALHAPVKLGAAPDGKRFGCLCGKRFAVKPKRDRHIMLTFSLRPFACAACHKRFKLKHHLTEHMKTHDGAGRACERCGRRFRLRSGLAKHRPLCQGARWGGGCWACE; encoded by the coding sequence ATGGCGGCGGAGGGGGGCCGGGTGCAGATCTCCTTTCCCCAGCACGCGGCGGCGTTGCTGGACTCCCTCAATCGCCTGCGGCTGGAGGGGAAGTTCTGCGACGTGGCCGTCCACGTGGGAGGCCGGATCTTCCCAGCCCACAAGAGCGTCTTGGCTGCCGCATCCCCTTTCTTCCACGACAAGCTTCTTCTACAGGATGGGGGGcgcctgctgctgccccccgCCATCGACCCTGACGCCTTCGAGGGGCTCCTGCACCTCATCTACTCGGGGCGCTTGACATTGCTGTTGGAGGCCCTGCCTGGTCACCTCTTGGTGGCCAGCGGTCTCCAGATGTGGCACGTGGTAGATCAGTGCTCGGAGATCCTGAGGGAGTTGGAGGGTGGGGCGTGCCGGTGGGCTGGGCGGGGCAGCGAGGCAACATCATCGTCATTGTCAAGCGGCCGCGGCGGTGAGGCTTCATCATCATGGACCACCCGTGGTGGAGATGGGTCTTCATGTGTCACCCATGGTGGAGATGGGTCTTCATCATCATCCTGGACCACCCGTGGTGGAGATGGGCCTCTGTGTACCACCCATGGTGGAGATGGAGCGTCATCGTGGACCACCCGTGGTGATGGGTCTTCATGTACCACCCACGGTGGAGACGGAGGATCATCGTGGACCACCCGTGGTGGAGATGGGTCATCATGTCCCACCCGCGGCGGTGACGGAGCGTCATCATGGCCCACCCGTGGTGGCGATGGGTCTTCATCGTCCTCGTGGACCATGCGTGGTGGCGACAGCTCATCATGTCCCACCCGCGGTGGTGATGGAACATCCTCATGGTCCACCCGTGGTGGTGATGgatcttcatcatcatcatggCCCGTGCGTGGTGGCGATGGCTCTTCATGGGCCACCCGCGGCGGTGATGTGGCGACGCCATCTTTCACCAAGGAGGGGGGCGAGGAGGTTCTCAAAATCCGTGTGGCCGCTGACGTGGCGCCAGCGGCGACGTCGTCCCTGAGCTCCCTCCTGAAGGATGCCGGTGAGGAGGTCCTCAAGATCTgcgtggaggaggaggaggaggaagaagaagaagaggaggaagagggtggccgccgccaccgccgccgccccacCGATGCCCTCCAGATcgtgctggaggaggaggaggaggaagacggGGCACCTGGAGATACCCACGAGCCCCCCAAGATCTTCTACATCAAGCAGGAGGTGGGTGACGCCGGCGCCGTTGAGGACCTCCTGCCAGCGACCGAGTTGGTGGGCGGTTTTGCACCGGCGGAGGTGAGCTACGTCATCCCAGCGGGCGGCAGCGGGACGACGGTGACAACCGGTGGCACGATGGTGACAACCGGAGGAGCGGCCGTCTTCCCGCAACCATCTTGGAAACCGGTGGACCTTCACGGGAACGAGATCCTGGGCCGAGGTCAAGCCCTTCATGCTCCGGTGAAGCTGGGAGCGGCTCCCGATGGCAAACGTTTCGGTTGCTTGTGCGGTAAACGGTTCGCCGTCAAACCCAAGCGGGATCGGCACATCATGTTGACCTTCAGCCTGCGTCCCTTCGCCTGCGCCGCCTGTCACAAGCGTTTCAAGTTGAAGCATCACTTGACGGAGCACATGAAGACCCACGATGGAGCCGGGCGAGCCTGCGAGCGCTGCGGCCGGCGCTTCCGCCTACGGAGCGGTTTGGCCAAACATCGGCCGCTCTGTCAGGGGGCTcggtggggagggggatgctGGGCCTGCGAgtga